The sequence below is a genomic window from Nicotiana tomentosiformis chromosome 6, ASM39032v3, whole genome shotgun sequence.
GCATGTTCTGAGGTAATTGACAGACACGAGAGATTTGGTTCGACAAGCCTCCTTTGCCCTTTCTACATGTGGCTTCACCACTAAGCTTTAGTTGAAACAATGCTCAACACTTTGCTATTAGTGCCTCTGTCTTGACACTAAACTCTGGGGTCCAATTCTACGAGTCATGCAGAAATGAGATTTGGTGTGTAAAGCTTCTCATATGAATTTCATATTTACTGATAAGTTGCAATAGAAAGTTTGTGAGTTTGCCTTCAGCGTGAGTACGTTTGTTCAATTTCTGTGCCTTACAAAGAGTTCATTCCTGTGTGCAGATAATTTGGTGGAGGATCTCCTGGGGGATTTTGAGTATGAGGTCCAGGTTCCATATTTGTTGTATCGAAATGCTTCCCAAGAAGTAAATGGGATATGGTTTTATAATCAGCGTGAATGTGAAGAAGTTGCAAATCTCTTTGACAGGTAATATTTCACAGCTTTTCTCTCCAGAAATGCTCCCTTTCTTCCCCACCCTCTTTTCTCTTTTGCCTTGGGTTGTCTTTTTGGTTTCAAAATGTATAGGGTGTTAATTCTAGGACAAAAGGTAGTTAAATTTGCATGATGCAGCATTTGAAGGACTCAATTGTTAATGCTTCTGATCTTGATTTGGGGAATGCATATGTGGGAATATCTGTGGTTAGTAGATGATTCTAAGATATAGTGGAAAAATTGTTACTTATAAACAGTCCAGTGTATAAGCTAATGTCTAATAGGTCATAGCGTAGTTGcagaaaataaatttaaaatattttaaagccCTACTTGATGCTTTGAAGAAACTGTAGTTCATAAAGTTAAGTTCAATTGTTAACTGAAGATTATATGGAACTGAGAATGCATGGAGCATTGGTGCCTAGTGTTGCAAACCAGCATTTCCAACAGCATACTAGTTAACTAAATTGTACAACCAGCTAATGAGAAGCAAAGGGATTAAAAGTACCTTTCGGATCGTCCCATGCATTTTCTCTTTGATGATTAACTTTTTAAACCTGTCAATCAATTTAGTCTTTGCTGGTGATCAGGATACTCGGTGCGTATTCCAAGGTGCCTACCAAGTCAAAAGTACCACTGACAAAGAGGTATTTCATTTCATGCTTACTGGAATTCAGATTTAAGATACTTCTAGTGAGCTTtacacacccccccccccccccatcccACCCCCCacccaccaaaaaaaaaaaaaattttgtttcaccaaaaaaaaaaaaatttagtttAAGATGTTAGGGTATTAAAACAACTTCAGCATTTTTACTATAATGCTTTTCATGATAGATTTCTTGACCTTTATATCGATTATTGTATTTTCATCTTGACATTTGAAGAGTTGCGCCTAAGTTACATCTTACTGAAAAGGTGCATAATAGATAAATGTTGATGACATCCAGATGAAGGGACTTGGTCAATCAGATACTGTTTCAATTCTCAAGTCAACTCTTCAAATAGTAGAATTTCTTACCGCAAGTAAGCTGCCTGGTTTTGGGAGAAGTGCTAGTTAGTGGGTAGACATGTCTGCTTCTCACTCGATGCTTACCTGTCTGATTAACTTGATGAATGACCTGATATTTGGTTGAAGCAACCAGGGTGGTAGGTTAAGTAATGAACCACAAGGTGAAGAAGGAAATGTTTTAGGTCAACTTTACCTCCATGTTAACTTTTTGGAGTAATCTCTTTCACTTTGCTAGCCATTTGCTCAAATTCTTTTTGACTGATGCCAGTTGCTGTTAATCGGTTTCTGAAAGGAACTTTTGGTTATCTGCAATTTTACTACAGTGAATTTGAAGAGCTGGAAGCAGTTCCAACCATGGCTGTAATTGATGGTCCTCTAGAGCCATCGTCATCTACTGCCTCAAATGCTCCGCATCTCCCTGAGGAAAATGCCTTTTTGAACTTCTTCAGTGTATGCTTTTTTATTCTCCCTTCTCTTTGCTCTTCTTCCAATATATCGTGTCTGTTGTGCAAGATATCTTACTGAGGAATATCTTTTCCATGTGTCGGTGCCttttgatattattattattcctttgatttctgttgatgatactgttatattgtctcttttctcttttcgtcttcttgagccaagggtctttcggaaacaacctctctgctccctcggggtaggggtaaggtctgcgtacactctaccctccccagaccccactagtgggattttactgggtcgtcGTTGTTATTGTGTCGGTGCCTTTTGAAGATCTTCAATTACTCTTGTTAGGCATTTGTTTTCAGATCTTTAGTTTTGTGTAGAACAACTTTTCTTTAGTATTAGTGGGGTATATATAATATGCATTCAATATGTTAGTCGAACACGTGATGGCTACTCTTGTGCATTTTCAAGCTAAACCTGTTATTTCTATTTGACCCCAATATACAAGGTATATAGGTACTTGGAAGCTGCATGTTTGTGTTTAAAAATTAAAGCACCCAAGGGTGTAGCTTAGTAGTCAATGAAGTTGAtggagaaccatgaggtctcaggtcAAATCCCAGTGGAGACAAAACTACTAGGTTATTTCTTCCCATCTGTCTAAGCCATGGTGGACAGAGCTACTCGGTACCTGTGctgtgggaggtagcaggtattCGCTGGAATTAGTTGAGTGCGAGCAAGCTCGCCGAACACCTCcgttattttaaaaaatatatatacaagggTAGAACACTGTTTACACTCTAGGTAATGACTTGGATGAAGTCTCAAGGAGTACTAGGACTAGAACACAGGCCATGATAGGGTCAAGTAAAAAAGAAGAAATGGTCCAAGCTTGCTCTGTGCAGGAATTtccttaaaaatattaattagaaaTCCGGCCACCAGTTAATGATGTATGTTGGTAAGGGAAAAAACCATAAAGTACATAATAAATACTTCTTAAAAGAGAACTAGCTGGAAATTTTGATTTTTACTATGTTGTCTCATCTTGATTAAATTTGTGCTTTTCTTTTGCAGAATGCTATGACAATTGGGAATGCTCCGAGTACTACAGTTCCAGGGCAGCTATACCACTCATCTTCACCGGTCCTGCCTCCTCCTCGTCCTCCTGCTGCTGTTCCTCCCTCTTCAGCACCTGCCCTGATTCCATCTCCGCCTCTTTCAACTTCTTCCCTTTTGAGGCCCCTCCTTGATGCATCTGAATCAGACAGCAGTGCTAAATGGTCTTCAAATCTTGTGAAGCCATCATCATTTTTTGGTCCTCCAACTGCCTCTTCTCCGCTGATGCCTGCCGTTTCTTCATCTGTGCCCACTGCTCCTCCACTTCTTCCGCTTGGGAATCTCCAACGCCCTTATGGAGCTCCTTTGCTTCAACCATTTCCTCCGCCGACTCCTCCTCCATCTCTCACTCCTGCTTCTGCTCCTACCCCAAACTATGGACCTGTTGTTAGCAGAGACAAAGTGCGGGAAGCACTTCTAATGCTTGTTCAGGTATGTTTTCCTGAATTCCTTGGTTAGTTTGCTATGTTAAACATTCTTGAAGACATTAAGTTTTTTCCCCCACCCGCTGTCCAGTACCCAGCTTGGGGCCCCTTCGCCGGAAAGTCCCACCTTTGGGAGGTTTTTTTTTTGGTGGGGTTGGGGGGGGGTGTTAAAAGCGTTCTCTACTAAAATGATACAAATTAAAATACATGGAAGCAAGAAATTGATAAACAATCAAATAATAAGATAAGATAGCAAGGATAGATCTAGAAATAGAAAAGGAGGGGGACGAGACTTAGAAAAAGAAGGGATAAACTAACAATTTAACTATAATTTAATTACTAGAATAAATCCATGGGAGAAGAGAGGTGAACTCATACATGGAAATCCACACATTGGATTAATCCAAGAGAGGTTCAAAGAGAGAAACTAGGGAACAATCCCCAAAACCTTACccaacaaggtaattcttctattATCCAAAATCCAGCTCTCTACAAATGAACTCATCCTAATCTAGATCTAGATAAGGTAGAGAAAGACAAGTGTACCCCTTAATGGGCCTAACTATTATGCCTTAAAGGGAAAACTTGAAGCCCAAGTATTTCAATTGTCGCAAGCATGGCCTAGGCCTACATGCTTGCGTACGTGGCTCACGTGTACGGTGGTCGCTGGACCGGTTCGTATCAAAAAGCGACTCCATTTTCAAGGGTCGAACGTGAGACCTCTGGTTAAGGATAAAGGGGTACTTACCACCCCACCACAACCTCACCATAACCTTTGAAGATGAACACATTCAACTTTTAGTAATCTACAGTTTATTACTTTTGTCCTTGTAATGAGAGATTGGTATCGCAAGGTTAAGCGCTCTGCTGAGTGGGTATACTAAAGGAAAACAATCCTTGTAACTTGCATAGCTATATGTGGAACAAACCACATTGTGAATGTCAGTAAGAATACTCAGCAATCACTTTTAGGACTTGGTTTTTGTAGCTTCTCTCGTTTCCTCTCATTCTGCATGTCATAAGCTTTCATCTGGAGGCATATCTGGATGCCATTCCACTGAGAAGGATGATGACATTTAAGCAGTGTAGGATGTCTATATTTATACCTTTtatgtgtgtatgtgtatgtatatatatatatatatgaacctGTTAGCATCTGGTTGCTCTTGCATTGGACATTTGACTAGCTAATTGGAAATTTACACCACATAACACTAAAGTGTTGATTGGTTACATATTTTTTAAACTGTTTATTCACGAAAAAGGATATGTATGACGTGACAGTCACAagtagtggtggcaaaatggataGAAAAAATAGTTAGCTATCCATATTATACACTAAAAaattgggttggataatgaactttttaaaaatgggtcaaatatggataagaaccatattatccacttaaaaaatggataatcaatggataactaatggttttaacttttacatttgtaaaaacTCAAactgggggttcctcaagtttgggagattaggaattctcccaaaagtgatcatattcaaaaagccatggataatatggatatccatattatccgccggttaacccaTTTTCTATCTGTATTACATATAGGTCGGGTCGGTAATTCAACCATTTTTGCATTTCCCGTTTTGACATGTCCATATCCGACGCGCCCtgcccgtttgccacccctagaTCACAAGTGTGAGAACAATCGGAGGAGATACAAAGGAGTTCACCATAATTGTGACTTTACGTTTTGGATCTTCATTGAGCACGGTTTTCTTTACCAAAGTATGGATTAGGTAACTACAAAATGGGGTTTGATGGTGCATATTATTCGTTGATGATATCATGTTAATTGAGGAAACCAGCGAGGGGGTAAACTAAAACCTGGTACTAGGAGAAGCACTCTAGAGAATGAGGGATTTATCATAAATAGAAGTAAGGTAAATAATAATATTGGAAATTTAGTCTTCACAAGAAGAACAATAACTGAAGTCACATTGAAGGGGTCTGTGTTGACTAAATGCAGAAATTCCAGTTCCCTAGGCTCCGTCTTCCAAGAGAATGACATGAAAGATGGAGAAGTGATACAGGAGCTTTATGTGTGTAGAATGTCTCTGAGTATGAATGAATAAGGGCTTCTTCACTGGATAAGTGTCGTATAAATGTAGATGTTAAGATGGATGTGCGTCATACAAAATTGGACAAGATTAGAAATAATCACATCAAGAAGAGCTGAAGAGGGTGCAAGTAGCACAAACATATGATAATAGGAGAGGGAGTTGTCTGGAATAATTTGCATGGCTGCATAGACCTTCAAACGCATTTAGTGAGTACCAAGTAGTACAAACATAAGATAGTTGGTATTTTGTATAATAGTTTGTGCATTTTGCTTTAAGGAAATCAAAAGATAGATGACCTTGTGTTTCTTTATGAAACTCCTTATTCCACTATCAAGATTTTCCATATCATATGTATTTATTTGTGAATTCCTCCTCATCAGATTTTTCCCTATTATATATGGTCCTATTTTATTGGTACTGTTAAAGCATGTTTGCATTTCTGTAATAGGTTAATACTTGCTTACAGCGGATTAACTCTCAATTCAGATGCTTTGAAAAGCCTGTTAAAATTGATTCCAGGATTCTTGATACGAGAAAATGAACATCAATCTGTAAAAATGTCAAGTTCCTTTCTGCATGAAATCATTGGTCAACTAGCAGTTTTTAGGTACTAGGTCTGAAACGATTCACTTTGTGGCTggtgaaataaaaatattactgACATGGCGCTACATATCAGCATGATATCGTTGTCTTTGTCCTTTACCACTCCAATAGGGAGGGAGGGAGGAAAGATTGGTCAACATTCAAGAAAGAAAATAGTGTCAATAATACAGGAATGAATAGAATTGAATAAAAAGCATCTTTCATAAAAGCAATCTATGTGCTTGCTTGTGGACCCAAACAGTAGCAAAATATAATGGCTAAAGCTTTCTAACTTCTGTGCAATTTGATAGTGACAGTCCATTGATAATCCTTAAAACCATAGAGGAAACCATAAATTTGTTGGCTTTTAAGAAGAATGTCTAATTAGCTCCTTGTGCTCTACCAAAACCACAGAATTTTGCAGGGGAACAGATAAAAAGTCGGCTGTAAAATACAAGCATGCTGAACAATATCTATAGTTCTAAGAATTTGAGATGCAGGAACAATGAAAAGGTTCTGAATTCAGTTATTGTGAACTAGTGAGCGCCTCCTCTAGTAGTTGAGGGGCTATTGTAGTAGCGTTCTAATCTCATGGGTTATTCTATTCTTGATAGAGTTGCTGGTAATGTTtgtgtctttttattttattttcctattCCAATTATTCGTGTGCTTATTCTTTCCTGTTACAAGCCTTGATTTGATATGCTCTCTTCTGgtcttttcatgcctttatttCCATAACAGGACGACCAATTCATTGACATGGTATATCGGGCAGTGCTAAATGCTCATCATTCATAATATGAAGAGGAACTCTTCTAATCCGTCTAATGAAATTTCAATACATCGTGTTTACTGGAGCTGAAAGAGGATCAAGTGGTCAAGTGTATAGGGGGGTTCCTTCTGTTTATGGTGTCTGTGTGAGACCCGCTATGTATAGTTATAGttatagtttttttttattttggagtTTAACCCCTCTGATATATAGTTGCTTTCTTTTTGTGGGTTTTACCAGTCTGGACACTCCAATTTTGTTCTTTGTACTATTAGCGAGAATCATGTGAACTGTGTATGTGTTGCCAGCCTTGGCCTGTGCAAACAATTCTTCTGATGATCTTAGCCTGGTCCGGTTCAGtacaaaaaaattaagaaaactaCAGACAACCTAATTGGTACTTGGAGAAAGTTTTCTTTACGAGTATAAAATCTTATTCTTTAACATCTATATATATAAGTGGATGCGTAATATATTGTATCATCCAGAACATGTGTTTGATTTCAATGATTGTTACGCTTGAGATATGTCAAATCACTTGGTCCAATATTATAATATTTGGTTTTATCATCACAGGAAGTTAAAGCAATTAACATAACAtgattataaattaaaatatttacaaatctcgactttaattatataaaatgaaatatttttaaGAGAAAAGTTATGATGTAGGCGTGGGCGTTTTTACATATGTCTCAGCGAGGCGTAAGTCTCGAAGCACGGGGCGTAAgtcccataggtatttaatttttaatattttatataataatataatgacagtaaatatttttaaataggtaaaattgaagaaaattataaaCAAGTGAAATATATTTATAGATATACTCCATCCCTACTAAAACTAGTCAAATTAATTCATTATatgctacttacaagcacaagtagcttgagttaaaaaaaataaagttttctacatggaagaacaaaaagaacgactaacctgcaatttgaattTTGAACTTGATGCTGCGGAAGAGAATagagttttctttgtatttgcaaaaaaaataaaaattgattgTACGTTGCTTTTGGCAGATAGTAACAAACTAGCGGACAGGATAAAGAATTGAGTAACACTATAAATTAGGGCTTCTAGCAATAAAAAAAGGTCTTGACCTTTAATTTGATAATTAAGTTCCTTTTttaaacttttgagtaattaccggctgacttttgagaatttgagtattatattaaggacttattcaacatttgttttttaattttaaaaagtcTCTTGGGCTTATGCCTCACTCCAAAAATGTGCCTCAACGCCTGGTATACGGCCGAATTGATGGgagtacgcctcttgagactttcgcccccaCTATCGTCTCAGGATAGTTTTGGTGCGCCTGGCACCAGGGCTCGCCCCGAAAATACCTTTTAAATTGATGTATACatgaatattttatttaaaataatctcCTATATTTACAAAATCAGCGCTATTAACATTATCAGAATGTAACGAGAGATGTTAAGCTAAAGATGATTATATAAGCAAGTCATAGTTTAAAGGATTTTTGTCATACATGATTTTCTAATACACATTTttttatttcatcttaaatatggagtaaaataatAGGATAGTTATATAATACTAACTGATGTCGGAGTTATTAATATGAGAATGAAAAATTGAAATAAAGAGGAATTTCCCAATAAGAAGTAAGTAGAGCCCATTATCCAAAATACAGACCAGTTTATCCATAAAAATCCACATGGCAATAAGGCATTGATCAACAGAAAATCTATGAATTTTATGAAAGAGACAACCCTACTTGTCACCACATATTTCCCAAATATCTATACTGTCCACTTATAAAATCCTCTGATTATTTTCCTCCACTCTCTATTCCTAGTGACCCCTCTTGACACTAACTGAATTAATACTATTCAGAGAAAAGGAAATTAAACAAAAATGGCAGCAACAATGTCCACTGCATCAACTGTTCTAGGCTTAGTTAGTTCATCTCTTTCTTCTCCAAAGAAGGTTTGCCTCAGCTCAGGTATAGATTTTTTTGTTCCCTCACGATTAAGTTGATTTACAATAATTTGTAACAAGACTGATACAATAACCTGAAACAAGTAATAACATTCTATAGCCGGTTATATTGAACTTATTTAAGTTCTGTGTACGGTCAATAACatgttttattttataacaatgtcTCTTCAATTTTCTCTTTACAGGCTTCTTGAAATCACCAGTGACAGCAAGAAACCCTTTAAGGGTAGCACAAGCTTCAGGAGGCAAATTTACTTGGTAAATGACTTAATAAAAATCCATACAATTGCAATTGTTGATATATTTCCATTTTCTTTTACCTATTTATAGATGATTGTTTTTACCAcatgatgttttgaagttttgaAAGAGACTGGCTGAGGAGAGACTTGAATGTGATTGGATTTGGTTTGATTGGATGGTTGGCTCCTTCAAGCATTCCAGTAATCAATGGCAAGAGTTTGAGTGGCCTTTTCTTTGATAGTATTGGCACTGAACTCTCTCATTTCCCCACTGGACCTTCTCTCACTTCTCAGTTCTGGTATACTCTCAACACATTTAATTTCTTCCATGTACACAATAATTGAGTTTTCCAAAAGTatgtaaattatatatatatatatatatatatatatatatatatatatattgacggCAATGGCGAAACCAAGAATTTTTTTAAGGGTGTTCAAATttgaaataagtaaaaataaattcCGACAAAGtgtgttcaatatatgttatgtacctctaaaatctaatattttacctatatacgcTGTGTAATTTTCCGACAAAGGATGGTCAATTGACCACCCTAACCAAAGTGTGGCTTCGCCCCTGATTGACGGTGTACAATAATTTATACATAGTAGGTTAGTTACCGAGGTGATGAATTACTATTATCATAGAGATTTACATATAATTATCTTATAAGTTACTTAAtaattgtgtgtatatatatatatatcttacgtTATCGATAGAACTTAAATTCTTGAGAAAACCAATTTTCGATTTAGAACTACTGTGTCCTTCACGCACCTCAGGTTGCACTGGTTTTTGTAATAGTCCATACTTAAAACTTTTTCTAGAAAAGTTTGCatataatttgatatttttgatgaaaatcGGGGAAGATAGTAAAAGTTCATTTTATAGTTCAAGAAATTTGTTGCAATTTTTAAATTGGATATGTGTGTGTTGTGGACAGGCTATGGTTGGTCTGCTGGCACTTGGGCTTGTTCATCTGCCTAACTTTTGGACAAATTGGATTCAAGGGACGGACTGAGGACTATTTCTCAAAGTAGAATATTTCCTTCTGAAAATTTGTGTATAAAAAAGAAATACGCTATTTCAGTTCCTTAGTTTTGGTATTTTTCCTTCATTTCAGCATGTTATGAGCGTGAAATACCTTCTCCTTTCCAAGTTTTTCAATTTTTGCGCTTATTGGTCCAAGTATAACATATGATATTGTGTTATTAAACTGCATCGGTTGTCCGCGTGTATAACTTAtattcctttttaaaaaaaacaattgtTAGCTCTTGATGACCTTAAGTCAACATTCCTATTGAAACGAAGCATTAGAGGTCTCAGGCTGATTATAATCAGGTAAAAATTTACTCGTAGCTGATATTTACGTCAATTCAATGAATACATGATACGTGTCTTCTTGGTTAATGATTTAGTCAATGTTTTACAAGCTGTTGAGCAAAGCAGGGCAATTAGAGATGAAAAATCAACCCAAGAGGCCTTTATATTGCAAAAGATACCAAGAGAATCAACCAGAAAAGAGAATTTTCTACCTTGCAGTATATGCAAGAAAAACAATCATGCTGAGACCGCCGGACAAATGATATATgcatgaaattgaaaaaaaatattacagtttaaaagaaaaaagggatCAAAGCGAACATTGCACAAGAGAAATAAGcttttctttaaaaaatggaGAAAAGTGGGCAATAAAAAGTTAGAAGTCGGAGAGAAAGTGCTTCAACAATTGGAAAGTTGAACGGCAATTGAAAAGTTGGAGAGAAGGTGCTCTAATAAGCGAAAGTTGAAGAGAAAGTGCTTGAAAAATTGGAAGGTTGGAGAGAAAGTgtttcatgtcacgacccaaaattcattaaaggtcgtgatggcgtcggacaccgctgtcaggcaagccaaaaataaatacttaatttggttctaattttaatatttttaaagtcatattttccttcaattaaatagtaaaagatggaattcacagtgtaaataataatatttttaacaatttcaatatagaacaacccataatcaccccaaaacctagtgtcacaagtgcatgagcatcaactaggaatgtaaaataaaatacagtatctgtccggaatacaaatttagacaggaaaaatataaatactctgaaggagattctgcCGGCTGCGGGTCTtaggaatgcagctcacataagtccccgcatgcatacacgcctctacTCTCataaggccactagtcacatatgtacatgcacaaaaatgtacatcaagtgtagtatgagaacgtaatcaacgtgtacccaataagtatctagtctaaccccggaggagtagtaacgaggggtcgacatcgacactcactagtggtccaataatatcaggtacagtaaagaggcaAGTAAATACGAGGtagagtaaataaatgagataaacaagtataaattaCGTGGTACAGATCCCCCtatttacgaggaactcaagctctccattcgaaattccctccttaaccggagcatatatatagatatagtggatctcatcagatggATTGTCATAACTCAAATCTGAAAAACTCGCAGAATCACtgacttcttgccaaatattacccacgattccatgaggatatgatataggaaatgccgaggcgtacgacc
It includes:
- the LOC104102875 gene encoding mRNA-decapping enzyme-like protein isoform X2, whose protein sequence is MSQNGKLMPNLDQNSTKLLNLTVLQRIDPFIEEILITAAHVTFYEFNIDNSQWSRKDVEGSLFVVKRSSQPRFQFIVMNRRNTDNLVEDLLGDFEYEVQVPYLLYRNASQEVNGIWFYNQRECEEVANLFDRILGAYSKVPTKSKVPLTKSEFEELEAVPTMAVIDGPLEPSSSTASNAPHLPEENAFLNFFSNAMTIGNAPSTTVPGQLYHSSSPVLPPPRPPAAVPPSSAPALIPSPPLSTSSLLRPLLDASESDSSAKWSSNLVKPSSFFGPPTASSPLMPAVSSSVPTAPPLLPLGNLQRPYGAPLLQPFPPPTPPPSLTPASAPTPNYGPVVSRDKVREALLMLVQDDQFIDMVYRAVLNAHHS
- the LOC104102875 gene encoding mRNA-decapping enzyme-like protein isoform X1; amino-acid sequence: MSQNGKLMPNLDQNSTKLLNLTVLQRIDPFIEEILITAAHVTFYEFNIDNSQWSRKDVEGSLFVVKRGCFRSSQPRFQFIVMNRRNTDNLVEDLLGDFEYEVQVPYLLYRNASQEVNGIWFYNQRECEEVANLFDRILGAYSKVPTKSKVPLTKSEFEELEAVPTMAVIDGPLEPSSSTASNAPHLPEENAFLNFFSNAMTIGNAPSTTVPGQLYHSSSPVLPPPRPPAAVPPSSAPALIPSPPLSTSSLLRPLLDASESDSSAKWSSNLVKPSSFFGPPTASSPLMPAVSSSVPTAPPLLPLGNLQRPYGAPLLQPFPPPTPPPSLTPASAPTPNYGPVVSRDKVREALLMLVQDDQFIDMVYRAVLNAHHS
- the LOC104102876 gene encoding photosystem I subunit O-like — its product is MAATMSTASTVLGLVSSSLSSPKKVCLSSGFLKSPVTARNPLRVAQASGGKFTCFERDWLRRDLNVIGFGLIGWLAPSSIPVINGKSLSGLFFDSIGTELSHFPTGPSLTSQFWLWLVCWHLGLFICLTFGQIGFKGRTEDYFSK